The following DNA comes from Chryseobacterium gallinarum.
TTGAGAGATGAATGGAGTAACGGTTTCACCGATGATTTCCTGTTTTCTAACCTGAAGAAGGCCATACATTCTCAAAGGGATTTCTGGAAAGACTATGATCAGGATTATTTTACTGTTATCATGACTCCCACTGTTTCACAAAAAGACAGTTTATATAAAGGTTACAGCACTACAGGTTCCGCTATTAAAAATGCATTTATAATCCAAGGAACCAATAATCCTTTCAATGACAAGGATTCTTATCTGTATCTCTTTCATCATGAGTTAATGCATGAGTGGATCGGAAATACGATTCAAAACAAACATGAAGAACTGAATTATTGGTTCAGTGAAGGCTTTACTGATTATTATACCTACAAAAACAGGTTAAGAATAAAGGACCTCTCAATGGATGAGTGGCAAAAATTGTTTAATCATGAAATCCTTAAGGCCCATTGGAAGAATCCTGAGAGAAATATTCCTAATTATAAAATAAAGGATGATTTCTGGAAAAGCAGAAATGTAGAAAAAATCCCTTACAGACGAGGCGCTATTTTTGCCCTTTGGCTTGATAATCAAATCATACTGAAAACCCGCTATAAAAAATCTTTAGATGATTTGATGCGAGATTTGCTGAAAACCTGTAAAGAGAAGAAAATAAAGTTTACAGACGAGCTTTTTATTGAGTTTGTTCAAAAGTACCTGGATCAGGACATCTCTTATTTCTTTCAGAAACATATTCTCAACGGTGAAGATATTGATCTTCCTAAAGAAAAATGGATAGAAGGTTTTGCTTTCCGGGTTACTGATGGAGTTCCACAGCTGGAAATTGATCACAGTAAAAATGAGAAGTACCTGATTGAATAATGAAGGATTCTATATTTTATCAGAACTCTTTCATCATATTTTTCATCCTATATAAATCCATAGTTTTTTTCCTGTTTATTCTAACAGATGAATACTTTCCGGAGTAATTCTTTCTGCAAAAACAACCCGGAAATGATGATCATATTTACCTGTAAAGGAAAATGTTTTCACGGATTACTTCCGCATTGTTCTTAAGATTAATTTTTGCGGAATTAAAAGGTCTCCGGGAACGGCTGTACTAAAAGAAGCTGATTCCGAAATTCTTAACCATCTGTATCCTTTCTGCATGAATTAATGTCATAATTTTGCAGAAAAAAAGAATGGAAATCATTTCAAAATTTATGATCGGTTCTGAAGAAGGAATCTCTGATCTTATCACCATCATCGATTCTTCAGTGTATGCCCTGCATAAGGATTTTGTCTCTGAAGAAGATATCAGGCAATATATCAATAACGAAATAGATCCGAGAAAGATGATCAATGAACTGAACAATCTTTCCAACCAGCTGGTCATGACCTACGCTGATCAGCAGCCCGCAGGATACAGCTTGATCAAAAGCGGCTCTGTATATCCGGGCATTGTTGCAGGAAAAAGAGCTACAGAGATTAGTTTTGTGATTATTCCCGATTTTAATACCCCGGAAATCAGGCAATCGTTATGGAAAAAGTGCAGGGCAGCAGTAAGCTTTACAGATGAGATCTGGATCAATATGCTGGCTCATGATCCTCTCCTGGAATTTTTAAAGGAAAACGGCTTTACCCAAATTGATACTGCACAAACCGGACCTTTCAGTCTTCCTTCCTGCATTTTAAAAATGGAAATTTAAATGGCCATGAGAAAACCAATCTGTTTCATGCAATAAAAATTATATTCCGTATCTTTGATTTTTATAATTTTTATCTCATGAGTGATCAACTGGAAACCATTGAAGATTATTATAACCGCATCCGTAAGAATCAGGTAAAGGTATTTGATTCCGATGATTTTGAAACGGGAAAGTCCCATTTCAATATTTCAATGCGGAAGTATTGCAGTTTTAAAAGTCCCTACAACCGTCGTGATTATTATAAAGTAAGCTTTATCCTAGGAAAAGGCACCTTCCAATATGGTTCCCACCAGATCTATATAGACCGCCCTACCCTGTTTTTCCCTTCTCCCAATATTCCTTATTCGTGGGAATGTGACGGGGAACAGGAAGGCTACTTCTGCTTATTCAATCAGGAGTTTTTTCATGGAAATCCGGAATTCAATCTGTTTAAAAAAACTTCCCTTTTCAAAGAATGGAGCAAGCCGGTTGTATTTCTGACGGAAGAACAAACCCAGCTTGCCACTCTATATTTTGAGCAAATGTATAAGCTCAATAATTCAACTTATCCGTTCCGTTGCAGCAGCATTAAAAGCCACCTGGCATCCGTCCTGCACCTCGGCCTGGAAAACCGGGTGGAAGATATTCATCCTGATGAGCTCCCTGCTAATGTCCGGCTGTACAGATTATTCGATGAACTGCTCAATAAGCAGTTTCCTTTAGATTCTCCGGCTTATCCTCTGGTATTGAGAACTCCTGCTGATTTTGCCGCACACCTTAACGTACATGTCAATCATTTAAATTCTTCGGTAAAATCCGTCACCAACCTGACCACAACGCAGATTATTAAG
Coding sequences within:
- a CDS encoding M1 family aminopeptidase, whose protein sequence is MFKKLIFLIFILPLIAYSQNKISYKVYYDEDLSKNGLKVRVDYTLKKASDTLSFYYANENWGENELFKNLVLLKEDNPDIIFESKPKDNKIKIRQKKGTHFSLVYHIKQDFTDPSYKIFNRPRINNTFFHVLGKNLFMVPVSFTEMPDEQEFQFVIEWIAFPKKFTLHNNFASQVQQQKIKTALWSGFYNSLFIGGDYRFYSFTIHDKPVYFALRDEWSNGFTDDFLFSNLKKAIHSQRDFWKDYDQDYFTVIMTPTVSQKDSLYKGYSTTGSAIKNAFIIQGTNNPFNDKDSYLYLFHHELMHEWIGNTIQNKHEELNYWFSEGFTDYYTYKNRLRIKDLSMDEWQKLFNHEILKAHWKNPERNIPNYKIKDDFWKSRNVEKIPYRRGAIFALWLDNQIILKTRYKKSLDDLMRDLLKTCKEKKIKFTDELFIEFVQKYLDQDISYFFQKHILNGEDIDLPKEKWIEGFAFRVTDGVPQLEIDHSKNEKYLIE
- a CDS encoding helix-turn-helix domain-containing protein, which encodes MSDQLETIEDYYNRIRKNQVKVFDSDDFETGKSHFNISMRKYCSFKSPYNRRDYYKVSFILGKGTFQYGSHQIYIDRPTLFFPSPNIPYSWECDGEQEGYFCLFNQEFFHGNPEFNLFKKTSLFKEWSKPVVFLTEEQTQLATLYFEQMYKLNNSTYPFRCSSIKSHLASVLHLGLENRVEDIHPDELPANVRLYRLFDELLNKQFPLDSPAYPLVLRTPADFAAHLNVHVNHLNSSVKSVTNLTTTQIIKERMFEESKNLLKYTNWDIAEVGYTLGFEQPSHFNNFFKKHAQTSPLKFKNHSNI